Genomic window (Caldinitratiruptor microaerophilus):
CTTTCGCGTGGGCGCCCACATCCCGGTGCCCGGGGTGCGGGCCGACGTGATCGAGCAGCTGTTCCGGGGCGGCGGTGGCCTTCTCGGGCTCATCGATGTGATCTCCGGTGGCGCGTTCCGCACGTTCTCCATCTTCGCGATGTCCGTCATCCCCTACATCAACGCGTCGATCATCATGCAGCTGCTCACGGTGGTCATCCCGCGGCTCGAGGAGCTGCAGAAAGAGGGCGAGGAGGGGCGCCGCAAGATCCAGGAGTACGTGCGGTACGGGACCGTCGTGTTGGCCGTGGTGCAGGGCTTCGGCACGGCCGTGTTCGTCCGGAACCAGGGTGCGCTCGTGTCGGGGTCGTGGGGGTGGGTCGCGCTCATCGTGCTCTCCCTCACCGCCGGCACTGCCTTCCTCATGTGGGTGGGCGAGCAGATCACCGAGCACGGGATCGGTAACGGGATCTCGCTCCTGATCTTCGCCAGCATCGTCAGCCGGGTCCCGGCCGCGCTGGTGGGGATGGCGGAGCTGGTGCGGACCGGCGCCCTGAACGTGCTTCAGGTGCTCGCCGTGATCGTCCTGGCCATCCTCATCGTGGCGTTCACGGTGGTGGTCACGGAGGGCGTCCGCAAGGTGCCGGTGCAGTACGCCAAGCGGGTGGTCGGCCGGCGGCTCTACGGCGGCCAGTCCACGCACCTGCCCATGAAGGTGAACCAGGCCGGCGTGATCCCGGTCATCTTCGCCCAGTCGCTTCTGGTCTTCCCGGTGACCGTCGCGAACTTCTTCTCGCAGACGCACCCGGTCGTGATGTTCATCAACCGCTGGCTCGGGTTCCAGAGCCCGATCTACCTGCTGCTGTTCGGGCTGCTGACCTTCCTGTTCACGTTCTTCTATACCGAGATCACCTTCCAGCCGGACCAGGTGGCGGACAACATCAAGAAGGCCGGCGGCTTCATCCCCGGCCTGCGCCCCGGCCGGCCCACGGCGGAGTACCTTGCCCGGGTGTCCAGCCGCATCACCTTCGTG
Coding sequences:
- the secY gene encoding preprotein translocase subunit SecY; amino-acid sequence: MALIDTVRASLRTPGLRRRILITIAMLLVFRVGAHIPVPGVRADVIEQLFRGGGGLLGLIDVISGGAFRTFSIFAMSVIPYINASIIMQLLTVVIPRLEELQKEGEEGRRKIQEYVRYGTVVLAVVQGFGTAVFVRNQGALVSGSWGWVALIVLSLTAGTAFLMWVGEQITEHGIGNGISLLIFASIVSRVPAALVGMAELVRTGALNVLQVLAVIVLAILIVAFTVVVTEGVRKVPVQYAKRVVGRRLYGGQSTHLPMKVNQAGVIPVIFAQSLLVFPVTVANFFSQTHPVVMFINRWLGFQSPIYLLLFGLLTFLFTFFYTEITFQPDQVADNIKKAGGFIPGLRPGRPTAEYLARVSSRITFVGALFLAAITLLPYGIIAITGVQQAYIGGTSLLIVVGVAIETMRQVEAHLVLRQYQGFMK